A genomic window from Sanguibacter antarcticus includes:
- a CDS encoding MarR family winged helix-turn-helix transcriptional regulator, with amino-acid sequence MDQSTTAATSDLPPTDPAVADLIGAIEAFGRAQREIGGLLARSIDIPRASISILRYLHVNGSAQIGCIAHHLRVDLSVASRQISTIVDAGLVRRTIDDGDRRARTIDLTPEGHEALSTIRTHITHLLGDIFAEWDTEQIQAAVHHISALAETVAAYDAASEQTSTPTQPDATHQNSQSPKDNA; translated from the coding sequence ATGGACCAGAGCACGACGGCCGCGACGAGCGACCTTCCCCCCACCGACCCGGCGGTCGCCGACCTCATCGGGGCGATCGAGGCGTTCGGTCGTGCACAGCGCGAGATCGGCGGCCTCCTCGCACGGAGCATCGACATCCCCCGCGCGAGCATCAGCATCCTGCGCTACCTCCACGTCAACGGCTCCGCGCAGATCGGCTGCATCGCACACCACCTGCGCGTCGACCTCTCTGTCGCGAGCCGGCAGATCAGCACGATCGTCGACGCCGGCCTCGTCCGTCGCACCATCGACGACGGCGACCGCCGAGCGCGCACGATCGACCTCACGCCGGAAGGCCACGAGGCGCTCTCCACGATCCGCACGCACATCACCCACCTGCTGGGCGACATCTTCGCCGAGTGGGACACCGAACAGATCCAGGCCGCCGTCCACCACATCTCGGCTCTCGCCGAGACCGTCGCGGCCTACGACGCAGCGTCCGAGCAGACGTCCACCCCGACGCAGCCCGACGCGACCCACCAGAACTCTCAGTCACCGAAGGACAACGCATGA
- a CDS encoding sugar porter family MFS transporter, producing MVGSAQDESTTAPLSPEARSAQRRAVGLSVAAAVGGFLFGFDSSVINGAVDAIETDFDLSPTITGLAVAIALLGCAVGAWSAGRLADRWGRPRVMLVGAVMFLVSSLGSGFAFAVWDLVLWRVVGGVGIGIASVVTPAYIAEISPSAIRGRLASLQQLAITLGIFAALLSDQLFASTAGSVADGAPIALGDSLFGLDAWRWMFLVAVVPSALYAWIALTVPESPRFLVARGKIEEAATVLRSVLGPVDIDVKIEQIRATVERDAKLEKQASLRGPRFGLLPIVWVGILLSVFQQLVGINVIFYYSTTLWRSVGFDDSDSFTFSTITAVTNVLVTFVAIALVDKIGRKPLLLAGSAGMTLALGTMAVSFTQAVGTGEDVSLPAPWGTIALVAANVFVVSFGASWGPVVWVLLGEMFPNRIRASALALAATAQWVANFAITVSFPPMAANLGLEVVYAVYGAFALLSFFFVLTKVAETRSRDLEDMEDRP from the coding sequence ATGGTCGGATCTGCTCAGGACGAGAGCACCACAGCACCGCTGTCCCCCGAGGCGCGGTCTGCGCAGCGCAGGGCGGTCGGGCTCTCCGTCGCCGCCGCGGTCGGCGGTTTCCTCTTCGGTTTTGACAGCTCCGTCATCAACGGAGCGGTCGACGCGATCGAGACCGACTTCGACCTGAGCCCCACGATCACCGGCCTCGCTGTGGCGATCGCGCTCCTGGGCTGTGCGGTCGGCGCCTGGTCTGCCGGACGGCTGGCCGACAGGTGGGGGCGGCCTCGCGTCATGCTCGTCGGTGCGGTGATGTTCCTCGTGTCGTCTCTCGGGTCAGGCTTCGCGTTCGCGGTCTGGGACCTGGTCCTGTGGCGGGTAGTCGGTGGCGTGGGCATCGGTATCGCGTCGGTGGTCACGCCGGCGTACATCGCGGAGATCTCGCCGTCGGCGATCCGTGGGCGCCTGGCGTCGCTGCAGCAGCTGGCGATCACGCTCGGCATCTTCGCTGCGCTGCTCTCCGACCAGCTCTTCGCGTCGACGGCGGGGTCGGTGGCCGACGGGGCACCCATCGCCCTCGGCGACAGCCTCTTCGGTCTGGACGCCTGGCGCTGGATGTTCCTCGTGGCGGTGGTCCCGTCGGCCCTGTACGCATGGATCGCTCTCACGGTGCCGGAGTCTCCGCGGTTCCTCGTCGCCCGCGGGAAGATCGAGGAGGCCGCGACGGTGCTGCGCTCGGTCCTCGGTCCGGTCGACATCGACGTGAAGATCGAGCAGATCCGCGCCACCGTCGAGCGAGACGCGAAGCTCGAGAAGCAGGCGTCGCTGCGCGGTCCACGGTTCGGCCTCCTGCCGATCGTCTGGGTCGGGATCCTGCTCTCGGTGTTCCAGCAGCTCGTCGGCATCAACGTGATCTTCTACTACTCCACGACGTTGTGGCGCTCCGTCGGGTTCGACGACTCGGACTCGTTCACCTTCTCGACGATCACCGCGGTGACGAACGTGCTCGTGACCTTCGTCGCGATCGCGCTGGTCGACAAGATCGGGCGCAAGCCGCTGCTGCTCGCCGGTTCAGCCGGCATGACGCTCGCGCTGGGGACGATGGCGGTGTCGTTCACGCAGGCGGTCGGAACGGGTGAGGACGTCTCTCTGCCTGCCCCGTGGGGCACGATCGCCCTGGTCGCCGCGAACGTCTTCGTCGTCTCGTTCGGCGCGTCGTGGGGTCCGGTGGTGTGGGTGCTCCTGGGCGAGATGTTCCCGAACCGGATCCGGGCATCGGCCCTGGCCCTCGCAGCGACCGCCCAGTGGGTGGCGAACTTCGCGATCACGGTCTCGTTCCCCCCGATGGCGGCTAACCTTGGTCTCGAGGTCGTCTATGCCGTCTATGGTGCATTCGCCCTGCTGTCCTTCTTCTTCGTGCTCACCAAAGTTGCAGAGACGCGCTCTCGTGATCTCGAAGACATGGAGGACCGCCCCTAG
- a CDS encoding DUF47 domain-containing protein produces MRLRLTPRDTSFFDLLAASADHLVTGANLLSELLGADRAGRKAIAKKLVETEHAADDATHSIMRRLNQTFVTPFDRDDIYGLASALDDCMDYMEEAGDLIVLYKLDELPPRVSDQIQVLQRCAELTAAAMPHLRSMGDLTEYWVEVNSLENQADKIHRKLLAQLFDEITDPILLMKLKEVVETLELAADAFETVANMVETIALKES; encoded by the coding sequence GTGCGCCTGCGTCTTACCCCGCGCGATACCTCTTTCTTCGACCTTCTCGCTGCGTCGGCCGACCACCTGGTGACCGGTGCGAACCTGCTCAGCGAGCTCTTGGGAGCAGACCGGGCGGGCCGCAAGGCGATCGCCAAGAAGCTGGTGGAGACAGAGCACGCTGCCGACGACGCGACGCACTCGATCATGCGTCGGCTCAACCAGACGTTCGTCACGCCGTTCGACCGTGACGACATCTACGGCCTCGCGTCCGCTCTCGACGACTGCATGGACTACATGGAGGAGGCCGGTGACCTCATCGTGCTCTACAAGCTCGACGAGCTGCCGCCCCGGGTGTCCGACCAGATCCAGGTGCTCCAGCGGTGTGCCGAGCTCACCGCCGCCGCCATGCCGCACCTGCGCTCCATGGGCGACCTCACCGAGTACTGGGTCGAGGTCAACAGCCTCGAGAACCAGGCAGACAAGATCCACCGCAAGCTCCTCGCGCAGCTCTTCGACGAGATCACCGACCCGATCCTCCTCATGAAGCTCAAAGAGGTCGTCGAGACGCTCGAGCTCGCCGCCGACGCGTTCGAGACCGTCGCGAACATGGTCGAGACCATCGCGCTCAAGGAATCCTGA
- a CDS encoding inorganic phosphate transporter, with product MELALVILVVALALGFDYTNGFHDAANAIATSVSTRALTPRAALLMAAVMNFAGALLGTEVAETIAKSIVNLDGAPPHQALVVVVCALVGAITWNLITWWFGLPSSSTHALIGGLVGAGLVAGLGVYGSAIVDKVVLPMIISPLVGFVLAFAVMVAVLWIFRNASPSKTTRRFRISQTASAAAMALGHGLQDAQKTMGVIYMALLTVGWADADDGIPIWVKLSAATAISLGTYSGGWRIMRTLGRKIIELDPARGFVAESVSAIVLYVNAFVLHAPVSTTHTITSAIMGVGATKRLSAVRWGVAKNIGIAWVLTIPAAAAVAALMYLVLHPILG from the coding sequence GTGGAACTCGCGCTCGTCATACTCGTCGTCGCGCTCGCGCTCGGCTTCGACTACACCAACGGTTTCCATGACGCAGCCAACGCGATCGCGACCTCGGTCTCGACGCGAGCGCTGACGCCCCGGGCCGCGCTCCTCATGGCGGCAGTCATGAACTTCGCGGGTGCGCTCCTCGGGACCGAGGTCGCCGAGACGATCGCCAAGTCGATCGTCAACCTCGACGGCGCACCACCGCACCAGGCGCTCGTGGTCGTGGTCTGCGCCCTCGTCGGGGCGATCACGTGGAACCTCATCACCTGGTGGTTCGGTCTGCCCTCGTCGTCGACCCACGCGCTCATCGGCGGTCTCGTCGGTGCCGGCCTCGTCGCAGGTCTCGGTGTCTACGGCTCGGCGATCGTCGACAAGGTCGTCCTGCCGATGATCATCTCGCCGCTCGTCGGCTTCGTGCTCGCCTTCGCGGTGATGGTCGCGGTCCTGTGGATCTTCCGCAACGCCTCACCGAGCAAGACGACCCGCCGGTTCCGCATCTCGCAGACGGCGTCTGCCGCCGCCATGGCGCTCGGTCACGGGCTCCAGGACGCCCAGAAGACGATGGGGGTCATCTACATGGCGCTCCTGACCGTCGGCTGGGCCGACGCGGACGACGGCATCCCGATCTGGGTCAAGCTCTCCGCCGCGACAGCCATCTCGCTCGGTACGTACTCTGGCGGCTGGCGGATCATGCGGACCCTCGGCCGCAAGATCATCGAGCTCGACCCAGCCCGCGGGTTCGTGGCCGAGTCGGTGTCCGCGATCGTTCTCTACGTCAACGCGTTCGTGCTGCACGCGCCCGTCTCGACGACGCACACCATCACGTCGGCGATCATGGGTGTCGGAGCCACCAAGCGGCTCTCCGCCGTGCGCTGGGGCGTCGCGAAGAACATCGGGATCGCGTGGGTCCTGACGATCCCGGCCGCGGCCGCCGTCGCCGCGCTCATGTACCTCGTGCTGCACCCGATCCTCGGCTGA
- a CDS encoding L-threonylcarbamoyladenylate synthase, translating to MARYFDVHPQNPQARLVTQVIQMLRDDALVAYPTDSSYALGCSLDSHTGADRIRAIRHLDDKHHFTLVCADFAQLGQFVQLDNSAFRAIKAATPGAYTFILPATKEVPRRFAHPKKKTVGVRIPDHPVALALVRELGGPLLSSTLAHPGAQSPLTDGWQIKDELDHVLDAIVDGGDCGTEPTTVVDWSSGAPEIIRRGLGDPSRFE from the coding sequence ATGGCCAGATACTTCGATGTCCACCCGCAGAACCCGCAGGCGCGTCTCGTCACGCAGGTGATCCAGATGCTCCGAGACGACGCCCTCGTGGCGTACCCGACCGACTCGTCGTACGCGTTGGGGTGCTCGCTCGACAGCCACACGGGCGCCGACCGGATCCGCGCGATCCGGCACCTCGACGACAAGCACCACTTCACGCTGGTGTGCGCAGACTTCGCTCAGCTCGGACAGTTCGTCCAGCTCGACAACTCGGCGTTCCGGGCGATCAAGGCCGCGACCCCGGGTGCGTACACGTTCATCCTGCCAGCGACCAAGGAGGTCCCGCGGCGCTTCGCGCACCCGAAGAAGAAGACGGTGGGCGTGCGGATCCCCGACCATCCCGTCGCTCTCGCCCTCGTCCGCGAGCTCGGCGGTCCGCTCTTGTCGAGCACCCTCGCGCACCCCGGTGCGCAGTCACCGCTGACGGACGGGTGGCAGATCAAGGACGAGCTCGACCACGTCCTCGACGCGATCGTGGACGGCGGCGACTGCGGCACCGAACCGACGACCGTCGTCGACTGGTCGAGCGGCGCGCCGGAGATCATCCGTCGCGGGCTCGGGGACCCGTCCCGGTTCGAGTAG
- a CDS encoding NUDIX hydrolase: protein MTASPPADTGFRVHGSTGVSADLASELPVIESAGAVVWRIHKGELEVQLIHRPRYDDWSWPKGKLDPGETLPTAAAREVAEETGRAVVLGVPLPGLQYLTPEGRVKRVHYWAARRLPAGSSALSARAPVLPVSPDEIDDMRWLPVEKAGDKLTRPADRVPLDALVEEYAKGRLVTEALVIARHGKALARSGWHGNEQGRPLTPTGHAQSVALVPVLAAFGIDAVVTSRWRRCADTISPYAHAAEIEPFESDHLTEAEHERSPSRVAAVVRALLESGTPSVLCTHRPVLPTVLDVLGQHSRRSVASALPTKDPFLSPGEALVTHVSQSSRGPRVVGVERVLPPLH, encoded by the coding sequence GTGACGGCCTCTCCGCCCGCCGACACCGGCTTCCGTGTGCACGGCAGCACAGGGGTGAGCGCCGACCTGGCGAGCGAGCTGCCGGTCATCGAGTCGGCGGGCGCGGTCGTCTGGCGCATCCACAAGGGCGAGCTCGAGGTCCAGCTCATCCACCGTCCTCGCTACGACGACTGGTCCTGGCCCAAGGGCAAGCTCGATCCTGGGGAGACGCTGCCGACCGCTGCCGCCCGCGAGGTCGCTGAAGAGACAGGCCGAGCCGTGGTGCTCGGCGTCCCCCTCCCCGGGCTGCAGTACCTCACCCCGGAGGGCCGCGTGAAGCGCGTCCACTACTGGGCGGCCCGGCGTCTGCCGGCAGGCTCGTCCGCTCTCTCCGCCCGGGCCCCCGTGCTTCCGGTGTCACCGGACGAGATCGACGACATGCGCTGGCTGCCGGTCGAGAAGGCGGGGGACAAGCTCACGCGCCCGGCCGACCGTGTCCCGCTCGACGCCCTCGTCGAGGAGTACGCGAAAGGCCGCCTGGTCACGGAGGCGCTCGTCATCGCACGCCACGGCAAGGCGCTCGCGCGCAGCGGGTGGCACGGCAACGAGCAGGGACGACCCCTGACGCCGACAGGCCATGCCCAGTCGGTGGCGCTCGTTCCCGTCCTCGCGGCGTTCGGCATCGATGCCGTCGTCACGAGCCGCTGGCGGCGCTGCGCCGACACGATCAGCCCGTACGCCCACGCTGCGGAGATCGAGCCCTTCGAGAGCGACCACCTGACGGAGGCCGAGCACGAGCGGTCTCCGAGCCGCGTCGCGGCCGTGGTGCGGGCGCTGCTCGAGTCAGGGACCCCGTCCGTCCTGTGCACCCATCGTCCGGTGCTCCCGACCGTTCTCGACGTCCTCGGTCAGCACTCGCGCCGTTCGGTCGCGAGCGCGCTGCCGACGAAGGACCCGTTCCTCAGCCCGGGCGAGGCACTCGTCACGCACGTGAGCCAGAGCTCTCGCGGGCCGCGGGTCGTCGGTGTGGAGCGGGTGCTCCCTCCGCTGCACTGA
- a CDS encoding RNA degradosome polyphosphate kinase, producing MSDSTTTAHRGTDPSSSTPDLPRGRLDPELAAHIAEHIGEEDLAVTTTFDDLPELPADRFGDRELSWLAFNERVLELGEDSTQPLLERVRYLAIFASNLDEFFMVRVAGLKRRIATGLAVTSASGRTPRQMLEGISKHAHTLMERHARAFADGVQPALTAEGITLVRWEELSTQEQERLHKFFRKQIFPVLTPLAVDPAHPFPYISGLSLNLSVLVLNPSTNKEHFARVKVPGLLPRFIAVDAKGRPSAPSSQAMDKGPTSFVPLEDIISHHLDHLFPGMEVLEHHTFRVTRNEDVEVEEDDAENLLKAMEKELLRRRFGPPVRLELDEGISTRIRQLLVRELGVVEDEVYTLPAPLDLTGLNLIADLDRADLHYPRFVPTTHRFLAEVESASPADIFAAIRERDILLHHPYDSFSTSVQTFLEQAAADPAVLAIKQTLYRTSGNSPIVDALIDAADAGKQVLALVEIKARFDEQNNISWARKLEQAGVHVVYGIVGLKTHCKLSLVVRQEPDGLRRYCHVGTGNYNPKTARLYTDLGLLTSDPDVGQDLTRLFNQLSGYAPQSRFHRLLVAPRSVRSGLIERIDREAAAAREGKPSWIKLKVNSMVDEAVIDALYRASQAGVPVDLVVRGICAVRPGVPGLSETIRVRSILGRFLEHSRIFAFANSSGPAIGEGPESGPEVFIGSADLMHRNLDRRVETLIRLSDETQIAGVVMLIDNSMDPETSSWHLGADGTWTRHHLALDGTPLSDHQEALISRQRRRLTLGR from the coding sequence ATGAGCGATTCGACCACGACCGCCCACCGCGGCACCGACCCCTCCTCGAGCACGCCCGACCTCCCTCGCGGTCGCCTCGATCCGGAGCTCGCGGCGCACATCGCCGAGCACATCGGCGAAGAAGACCTCGCGGTCACGACGACGTTCGACGACCTCCCGGAGCTCCCCGCGGACCGCTTCGGCGACCGCGAGCTCAGCTGGCTCGCCTTCAACGAGCGGGTCCTCGAGCTCGGTGAAGACAGCACGCAGCCTCTGCTCGAGCGTGTGCGCTACCTCGCGATCTTCGCGTCGAACCTCGACGAGTTCTTCATGGTCCGGGTCGCCGGCCTCAAGCGCCGGATCGCGACCGGCCTGGCAGTGACCTCGGCGTCGGGCCGTACGCCCCGCCAGATGCTCGAGGGGATCAGCAAGCACGCGCACACCCTCATGGAGCGCCACGCGAGAGCGTTCGCGGACGGTGTCCAGCCTGCGCTGACGGCGGAGGGCATCACGCTCGTGCGGTGGGAGGAGCTCTCCACCCAGGAGCAGGAGCGGCTGCACAAGTTCTTCCGCAAGCAGATCTTCCCGGTCCTCACCCCGCTCGCGGTGGACCCTGCTCACCCGTTCCCGTACATCTCGGGGCTCTCGCTCAACCTCTCGGTCCTCGTGCTCAACCCGTCGACGAACAAGGAGCACTTCGCCCGTGTGAAGGTGCCCGGCCTGCTGCCCCGCTTCATCGCGGTCGACGCGAAGGGCCGTCCGAGCGCGCCGAGCTCCCAGGCGATGGACAAGGGTCCGACGTCGTTCGTCCCGCTCGAAGACATCATCTCTCACCACCTCGACCACCTCTTCCCCGGTATGGAGGTGCTCGAGCACCACACGTTCCGTGTGACGAGGAACGAAGACGTCGAGGTCGAGGAGGACGACGCGGAGAACCTCCTCAAGGCGATGGAGAAGGAGCTGCTGCGCCGTCGGTTCGGTCCGCCGGTGCGCCTCGAGCTCGACGAGGGGATCAGCACGCGCATCCGCCAGCTCCTCGTCCGCGAGCTCGGCGTGGTCGAGGACGAGGTCTACACGCTCCCGGCTCCGCTCGACCTCACGGGCCTCAACCTCATCGCGGACCTCGACCGTGCGGACCTGCACTACCCGCGGTTCGTCCCGACGACCCACCGGTTCCTCGCCGAGGTGGAGAGTGCGAGCCCAGCGGACATCTTCGCGGCGATCCGTGAGCGCGACATCCTCCTCCACCACCCGTACGACTCCTTCTCGACGTCCGTCCAGACGTTCCTCGAGCAGGCTGCGGCGGACCCTGCCGTCCTGGCGATCAAGCAGACGCTCTACCGGACCTCGGGCAACTCCCCCATCGTCGACGCCCTCATCGATGCCGCCGACGCCGGCAAGCAGGTGCTCGCGCTCGTGGAGATCAAGGCACGGTTCGACGAGCAGAACAACATCTCGTGGGCGCGCAAGCTCGAGCAGGCGGGCGTGCACGTCGTCTACGGGATCGTCGGCCTCAAGACGCACTGCAAGCTCTCCCTCGTGGTGCGCCAGGAGCCGGACGGCCTGAGGCGCTACTGCCACGTCGGCACCGGGAACTACAACCCGAAGACCGCGCGGCTCTACACCGACCTCGGCCTGCTCACCTCCGACCCCGACGTCGGCCAGGACCTCACCCGGCTGTTCAACCAGCTGAGCGGGTACGCGCCCCAGTCGCGCTTCCACCGGCTGCTCGTGGCACCGCGCTCCGTGCGCTCCGGCCTGATCGAACGCATCGACCGCGAGGCCGCGGCAGCTCGCGAGGGCAAGCCGTCCTGGATCAAGCTCAAGGTCAACTCGATGGTCGACGAGGCTGTCATCGACGCGCTCTACCGTGCGTCGCAGGCCGGCGTGCCCGTCGACCTCGTCGTGCGAGGGATCTGCGCGGTGCGCCCGGGAGTTCCCGGGCTCAGCGAGACGATCCGTGTCCGGTCCATCCTCGGACGGTTCCTCGAGCACTCTCGCATCTTCGCGTTCGCCAACTCGTCAGGGCCTGCCATCGGCGAGGGGCCGGAGTCCGGGCCCGAGGTCTTCATCGGTTCAGCGGACCTCATGCACCGCAACCTCGACCGACGCGTCGAGACCCTCATCCGACTGTCGGACGAGACACAGATCGCCGGGGTCGTCATGCTGATCGACAACTCCATGGACCCTGAGACCTCGTCGTGGCACCTCGGCGCCGACGGCACGTGGACCCGGCACCACCTCGCGCTCGACGGCACGCCGCTGAGCGACCACCAAGAGGCGCTCATCTCCCGGCAGCGCCGACGACTGACCCTCGGCCGGTGA